The Neoarius graeffei isolate fNeoGra1 chromosome 10, fNeoGra1.pri, whole genome shotgun sequence genome has a segment encoding these proteins:
- the qng1 gene encoding queuosine salvage protein isoform X1, which produces MHGLVLNQFILVRVAVDLEHIPGTLKRMEQSLMPRESGQYVAERSRDVFVDEEGVKKVAEMLYTLRDSEVFTASGWKMMNPLAPSPDTDEAINWVFVTDTMNFSFWPDREDQQCEVKHRGTTYRGYMSLCAAVTRAMDEGVPITDPAYFSQMSEDDLAHVLRSDNDTPMSMLKERHQALTEAGRVLMQHGGSFRSFISHGENDAEKMVQYIVDNIPSYRDEATFEGKRISFCKRAQILVADFWGIMEARGEGNIPNLDYLTMFADYRVPQALVYLGALRYSEALMEALKKGELLSSGERREVEIRGCSIWCVEKIKNHLWRLVWERDGKSCAINSALIDFYLWPYAKQHHEEMAHIPIHHTRCIYY; this is translated from the exons ATGCATGGCCTTGTCTT GAACcagtttatcctggtcagggtggcagtggatctggaacatatcccaggaacactaAAG AGAATGGAGCAGTCACTGATGCCTCGGGAATCTGGCCAGTACGTGGCGGAGCGGAGCCGGGATGTCTTTGTGGACGAAGAAGGCGTTAAGAAGGTGGCAGAGATGCTCTACACTCTGAGAGACAGTGAGGTGTTCACGGCCAGTGGCTGGAAGATGATGAACCCGCTTGCTCCTTCTCCGGACACAGATGAAGCCATTAACTGGGTGTTTGTGACAGACACGATGAACTTCTCCTTCTGGCCTGATCGAGAGGACCAGCAGTGTGAAGTGAAGCACAGAGGAACCACATATCGTGGCTACATGTCTCTGTGTGCAGCTGTTACCAGGGCTATGGACGAGG GTGTGCCTATAACCGACCCTGCCTACTTCTCCCAGATGAGTGAGGATGACCTGGCGCATGTCCTTCGGTCAGATAACGACACACCCATGTCCATGCTGAAGGAACGTCACCAGGCCCTCACTGAGGCTGGCCGTGTGCTCATGCAGCATGGCGGATCTTTCCGGAGCTTCATAAGCCATGGGGAGAATGATGCTGAGAAAATGGTGCAGTACATTGTGGATAACATACCCTCCTACAGGGACGAGGCCACCTTTGAG GGCAAGAGGATTTCCTTCTGTAAGAGGGCTCAGATCCTTGTGGCAGATTTCTGGGGGATCATGGAGGCCAGAGGTGAGGGGAACATACCCAACCTGGACTACCTGACCATGTTTGCTGACTACAGAGTGCCACAAGCTCTCGTCTACCTGGGGGCACTACGCTACTCAGAAGCTCTCATGGAGGCACTGAAAAAGG GTGAGTTGCTGAGTTCAGGTGAACGTAGAGAGGTGGAAATTCGTGGCTGTTCAATCTGGTGTGTGGAGAAAATCAAGAATCACCTGTGGCGGCTTGTGTGGGAGAGAGATGGGAAGAGCTGTGCCATAAACTCTGCTCTCATCGACTTTTATCTTTGGCCTTATGCAAAGCAACATCATGAAGAGATGGCTCACATTCCCATACACCACACGCGTTGTATATATTATTGA
- the qng1 gene encoding queuosine salvage protein isoform X2, which produces MEQSLMPRESGQYVAERSRDVFVDEEGVKKVAEMLYTLRDSEVFTASGWKMMNPLAPSPDTDEAINWVFVTDTMNFSFWPDREDQQCEVKHRGTTYRGYMSLCAAVTRAMDEGVPITDPAYFSQMSEDDLAHVLRSDNDTPMSMLKERHQALTEAGRVLMQHGGSFRSFISHGENDAEKMVQYIVDNIPSYRDEATFEGKRISFCKRAQILVADFWGIMEARGEGNIPNLDYLTMFADYRVPQALVYLGALRYSEALMEALKKGELLSSGERREVEIRGCSIWCVEKIKNHLWRLVWERDGKSCAINSALIDFYLWPYAKQHHEEMAHIPIHHTRCIYY; this is translated from the exons ATGGAGCAGTCACTGATGCCTCGGGAATCTGGCCAGTACGTGGCGGAGCGGAGCCGGGATGTCTTTGTGGACGAAGAAGGCGTTAAGAAGGTGGCAGAGATGCTCTACACTCTGAGAGACAGTGAGGTGTTCACGGCCAGTGGCTGGAAGATGATGAACCCGCTTGCTCCTTCTCCGGACACAGATGAAGCCATTAACTGGGTGTTTGTGACAGACACGATGAACTTCTCCTTCTGGCCTGATCGAGAGGACCAGCAGTGTGAAGTGAAGCACAGAGGAACCACATATCGTGGCTACATGTCTCTGTGTGCAGCTGTTACCAGGGCTATGGACGAGG GTGTGCCTATAACCGACCCTGCCTACTTCTCCCAGATGAGTGAGGATGACCTGGCGCATGTCCTTCGGTCAGATAACGACACACCCATGTCCATGCTGAAGGAACGTCACCAGGCCCTCACTGAGGCTGGCCGTGTGCTCATGCAGCATGGCGGATCTTTCCGGAGCTTCATAAGCCATGGGGAGAATGATGCTGAGAAAATGGTGCAGTACATTGTGGATAACATACCCTCCTACAGGGACGAGGCCACCTTTGAG GGCAAGAGGATTTCCTTCTGTAAGAGGGCTCAGATCCTTGTGGCAGATTTCTGGGGGATCATGGAGGCCAGAGGTGAGGGGAACATACCCAACCTGGACTACCTGACCATGTTTGCTGACTACAGAGTGCCACAAGCTCTCGTCTACCTGGGGGCACTACGCTACTCAGAAGCTCTCATGGAGGCACTGAAAAAGG GTGAGTTGCTGAGTTCAGGTGAACGTAGAGAGGTGGAAATTCGTGGCTGTTCAATCTGGTGTGTGGAGAAAATCAAGAATCACCTGTGGCGGCTTGTGTGGGAGAGAGATGGGAAGAGCTGTGCCATAAACTCTGCTCTCATCGACTTTTATCTTTGGCCTTATGCAAAGCAACATCATGAAGAGATGGCTCACATTCCCATACACCACACGCGTTGTATATATTATTGA